In the Clostridium cellulovorans 743B genome, TATTAGTTTAATATTTTATTTATAACTCTTCATATAATCTTGTGTCTTATAAAAATCATTCTACTTTCTCATCCTTATTATCGTCGGCATGTTTTGATAACATTTTCTTAGCTTTATATAAAACTAAAATACTAAAAAATTCTCCTCCAATAAAGTTAAATGGAGATATCTCCATTTCTATCACTCCTTTATTTAAAATTTTATTTTTAATAGGTTATCTATTATACTTGCCAACTTAGAAAGTATTATTCATAGAAAGAGACCTTATAGCACTCCATCAAATACTATAAAGTCTCCATATATGTTATAAGTTTTCTTTACCATTCCAAGTTATCTTTATAATTAACATTCCGTCAATTAATTCAGCCTTTATTTTATTACCTAGTTGCTCTACTAATGCCTTAGTTATACTGAGACCTAGTCCTGTATTTTTATCACTTCTTGTTGAATCTGCAGTATAAAACCTATCAAAAATATGTTTTACTTGTTCTTCTTTCAACCTAGGAGCATAATTTTTAAATTCCGTAATTATTTTAGTTCCTTCTTTTTTCAATGTTATAACTACGCTCTTCTCTCCATGCTTCAAAACGTTATTGATCAAATTGGAGAATATCCTCATAACAGCTTTTTCATCTGCAATAACATTAGCTGTTGTTATTTCTGCTATAACTTCTGGCTCTATATTCTTTTTTGTAAAATCTTCATAAAACAATGCTATTGTTTCATACAACATGTTACTCAAATTCACAGATCTTAACTCAAAATTATATTCACTTGATTCAACTCTAGATAAGTCGTAAAAACTAATTATAAGTTCTTGCAATGCTACAGTTCTTCTTTCGATTATCTCCATATATCTACTGCAATCATCTTCAGATGTATTTTCATCTTTTACTAATTGTAAATATCCCATAATAGACGTGAGTGGCGTTCTTAAGTCATGAGAAAGATTTTCAATACTTCTCCTTAATTCTTCTTCTCTATGCTTTATGGTACAATTAATTTTTTGATTATCTTCATATAATCTATTTATCGATAAGACCAATTCCTCAATATCCTTATCTAAAGTCATCATTCTTATATTATAGTATTCACCTTTAGTTTTTGTAATTTGCTCTGTAATTTTATTAATATCTTTTTTATATCTATAGATATAAGTGAGTAAGACACTAATAATTGTTAACAGAAAAAATATTACCCACAGCATTTTACTCACTCCTCTCTTAAATTTAATACATAATCATTAACTTAAATCTATACTATTCTATTTTATATCCTGTTTTCTAAATAAACCTATCCCAGCACCAGTCGCTATTAATAATGTTAGTAACCCTACAATTATCGCTTTTAATATATCACCGTTTGTTGATTTTATAGATGTTGCCAATGCCCAATTATACGATAATGAATACTGATACATTTTATCAAACCAATCAAACTTTCCATAAAGAAATGAGATAACCATTGGCAAAACTGCCATTGTTACTATACCAATTCCGATTGTGGCTCCACTGCTTTTTACTAAAGTTGCAATAAGCATTAGTACAGAAATAATTCCCATACCTACTGCCATAGCTCCTAAGAAATTCATTAGCATCCCCAAAGCTTGAGAAGGACTAAACGCCTCACCCCAACCAAAAAGAGTTATTCCTCCTATAGTAGCTACTACAAGTATTATTCCTAATACTGCTGCAAGTCCAATAGCGCAAGCAATCAATTTGGAAACATAATAATATTCCCGCCTCTTCCCGTAAGCTAATATATTTTTTATTGTCCCTGTTGAATATTCCTTCGCAACCATAGCCCCAATTAATACAGCCATAATCATCTCTATTATTCCAGACCCAAAGGCAGCATGATAAGTTTCTTTTGCAGTAGGTTTAAAAATATCGTTTGCTTGTATATGAAACCCTAATCCACTGCCAGGTATTATGACAGAATCATTTTCACCACTACCAGCACTTTGGAGTGTATCCATGAACTGTTCCTGTTGTTCTGGTGACATTCCCTTTAAACTGCTTTTTATAAATTCCTCAGAAGACATAAGTTTTGTTAGTCCTAATACTCCTATAGCTAAGAATAAAGCTATTGCACACAACACCTTAAAAGTTCTTGTTTTAAATAACACATATAGTTCGGCTTTTATTAATCTAAGCATTCTTGCCACCTCCAACTACACTTAAAAAATACTCTTCTAGATTTTGTCCCTTTAATCCTATATTACTTATCTCAATATTATTACGAATTAAAAGAGTATTAATTTTGGCTACATCATTGAGATGACTATATACTTTTATTATACTATTTTCTACTACTGAGTAATCTATAATATCTAACTCTTTTTCTAATAATACAACTGCTTTCTTTGCATCATCAACTTTGATTTCTATATACTGTTTACACTTTTCATATAATTGCTCAGCAGAAATCTCCTCAAGTAATTGTCCATTATCAATTATTCCATAACAAGTTGCAAGTTCTGAAAGTTCACTTAATATGTGGCTTGATACTAATATTGTTATATCTTTTTCTTTATTTATTTTCTTGAGTAATTCCCTAATTTCAACGATGCTCACAGGATCAAGACCATTTATAGGCTCATCTAAAATTAAAAATCTTGGGTTTCCTAAAAGTGCATTTGCAATACCAAGCCTTTGTTTCATTCCTAAAGAAAAATTCTTAACCTTTTTATTGCTTGCACCTTTTAAATCCACTAGTTCTAGAACCTCTTCAATACATTGCTTTCCTGCGATATTTCTTACAAGCCTTGATACTTCAAGATTCTCTTTTGCAGTCATATTGCCATAAAAAGCGGGCATTTCAACTAAACTTCCCACTATTGTCCTAGCTTCATTCAATCCCTTTTCATTACTTACTCCTAAAAGTTCAATTTCTCCACCAGTTTTATGAATCAATCCAGTTACTATTCTTATTAAAGTAGTTTTCCCAGCTCCATTTTTACCTATAAAGCCATATATATCCCCTTTTCTTACTGTCATCGTCACGTTATTTACTGCTAGTTGATTTCCATATTTTTTTGAAAGCTTATGAGTTTTAAGTATAATTTCCTTCATAAGTTTGCCTCCTTAATTCTCTATAACATCATAAATCCAATTTCAAGATGATTTATCTGATGCCCTATGATTACATTATGGACTATATTTTATAAGTTGAACTAAAGCAAATCTTAAGAAAGTATTAAGATTATTCTTGAAACTTAAAACCTATCCCCCAAACAGTCTGTATGTATTTAGTTTCACTATCTACCTCTGATAACTTGGAACGCAGATTACTCATATGAACATTTATCGTATTATCATCCCCTAAAAATTCATCATTCCATACAGTTTGAAATATATTGGCTCTTGTAAATACCTTTTTAGGGTTTTTCATTAATAACTCTAAAATTTCAAATTCTCTAAAGGTTAAAGAAAGCTGTTTATCTTTTACGAAGGCTTCTCTCGCATCCAAATCTAAAGTAATATTTTTATAAATAAGCCTATTACTCTCTTCCTTTGAATTTGAAAATTCTTTATATCTTCTCAGCTGCGCTTCGACTCTCGCAACTACTTCATATATATCAAAAGGCTTACTTACAAAATCATCTGCACCAAGCTTTAAAACATTTATTTTATCCCCTTGAGCAGTTTTTGCTGAAATAACTATTATAGGCATAACTTTAACTTTTCTTATTTCTGCTATTAAATTCTCACCACAAATTCCTGGCAACATTAAATCCAGTAGAACAATATCATAGTCGAATTGTTCTAAACACATTTTTGCCTCTGAACCAGAATATGCACCTCTTACTCTATATCCTTCTTTAATTAAGATATTACATAAAAGTTCATTAATATCTATATCATCTTCAACTATTAATACCTCTATATTATCATCCATCAACGACGTCCTCCTAATCACAGCTAAAATCCTCAAACTAATTTTATCAATTCCTTCCCATTAATTAACTTATTTCTCATTATACTTCATGAAAGAATAACTTTAAATATAAACAACTATGAACATCAAAAGATATTATATCTTCATACCAATTTAATATAGATGTTCTCGTTTAATTCTTTACGTATTCATCTTTCAATATTTATTAATGAACTAGAGAAATATGAGTTTGATTTAATGAAATAATAGCTAGAAAATACTTTTCTAAATTTTCTTAAAATTGTGTAAAATATTTTTCACCCTATTTTATTTGTAATAAAACTGTTATATAGTAGATATATAATAGTTTTTACTTTATATAGAATTTAGTAATTACAAACCGTTAAAAGTTTATTAAGAAAGGGGGGATCTTATATGAAAAAAATTTTTAAGAAACTGAATATATTTTTAGTTTTTGCGCTTTTACTTTCTTCATTGTTTAACACAGTATTTCTAACTCCAACCGATACATTTGGAGCAACGACCGCTACTTCATCTAGCACTAAAGTAATAAATACATTCCAAGGTGTTGCAGACTATATACATACATATGGTAAACTACCGAGTAACTTTATTACCAAAGCTCAGGCTACTAGCTTAGGTTGGAAACCTGGAAAAAACCTTTGGAACTATGCACCTGGCAAAAGCATAGGCGGTGATATATTTATAAATGCTGAAAAACATCTTCCTTCAGCTTCTGGTAGAGTCTGGCATGAATGTGACATAAACTACAATGGTGGGCAAAGAGGTGCTGATAGAATAGTATTCTCAAATGATGGATTAATATATGGTACAAGTGACCACTATAAAACCTTCAAATGCTACTACAAAAACTAACTTATAATAAAAATTTAAAGTCCTTAAGGAGATTTTCTAATGAATAACATAGTCATATTAGATGGTTCACAATTTACTAGTAAGGAAAGGCTTCATGATATATTAAAATCAGAACTTGCACTTCCAGACTATTATGGCAACAACTTAGATGCCCTTTGGGATTGTCTCACAGGATACATAAAATTACCTATAAGTGTAGAGTGGACAAACTTCAAACAAAGTAAAGAACTCTTAGGGGATTATGCTGAAGCTACCTTAAACATATTTTTAGCTGCTTCAAATTCCTTAAAAGAAGATTTCTGCATAAATGTCCATTAAAAATCTTTCAATTTCATGGTAAGTTTGAAAAAACCTAAAAATAGCTTGTATCACTAGCTATCTTTAAGGTTTTTTTACGTAAAATAACCCTACTCAGCAAATTTAATAATCCCGTCCCCCTCCACTTGTATCCTACAATCTACCTAGAAGAATCCTCTGTCATAATTTTATCTAATCCGTTTCTATATCATTTGACTGCAAATTTCCAATACTATATACTAAACCTATTGGTATTTATACATTTTGGGGGCTTTAACAATGAAAAAGGGCTATTTATATATTTTTTTAACAACAATTATCTTTAGTACTATGGAGATTGCATTAAAGTTTGCAGCTGGAACTTTTAATCCAATACAAATTACCTTTACTCGCTTTTTTATAGGAGGAATCTTCTTAATACCTTTTGCACTGACTACTCTTAATAAAAAGAAGATTATTATTTCTATAAAGGACTTATATTTCTTTGCTTTTTTAGGTTTCTTAGGTGTTGTTGTAAGCATGGCACTTTATCAATTAGCTGTACTAAACACCAAAGCGTCTGTAACTGCTGTATTATTCAGTAGCAATCCTGTATTCGTTACAATCTTAGCTTTTTTTCTTCTAAAAGAAATTATATATAAAAATAATATTATCGCATTATTTCTTGAACTTATAGGAATTATTATAATTATAAATCCATTAAATACAAAGCTTAGTTTATTAGGTGTTACTCTTACTCTTGCCTCAACTCTAACCTTTGCCCTCTATGGTGTTAGCGGTAAAAGGAAGTGTGCTAAATACGGCGGTATTGTAGTTACTTGTTTTGGTTTTTTATTTGGAAGTCTTGAAATGCTTGGTTTAATAGGTATTAGCCATATCTCCCCGATTGCCAACTATCTTACTACACAAAACCTTGATATTTTCTCAAGGATACCATTGTTTTCTGGATATTCCATCCACATACTTCCCGTAATAACTTATATCTGCATAATTAATACTGGTGCAGGCTATGCTTGCTACTTTAAAGCTATGGAAAAAACCTCGGCACAAACTACATCATTAGTTTTTTTCTTTAAACCTATTTTAGCTCCAATTCTTGCACTAACAATTTTACATGAGTCAATTCCTATTAATATGCTAATTGGGATTGTGTTTATTCTTATCGGATCACTTACATCCATTCTTCCAGGATTAAAATTTCAAAAATATAATAATATAAATGTTAGTAACTTATAAATAATTTACTAAATAAAAAAGGTTTCCTATCCTTAGAAATGGTGCTAGAATCTAAATAGTACAAATTAAAATGAGAAAATCCTATATAGAAAAAATATGATACAATACTGGTATTGTATCCAAGGAGGATCTCATTATGGCAAAACATTTAGACAAACAGTTTAAGATTGATGCAATTCAATATTATCAAGATCACAAAGAATTAGGACTAGTGGGGTGTGCTAAGAATCTTGGCATTAGTCAGCAAACTCTTTCCAGATGGCAGAAAGAACTGCGAGAAACTGGCGATATAGAAAGTCGTGGATCTGGCAATTATTCTTCCGATGAGGCAAAAGAAATTGCTCGTTTAAAACGTGAATTACGTGATACTCAGGATGCTCTTGATGTATTAAAAAAAGCCATCAGCATTCTGGGAAAATAACAGAAGCTCTTTACCTAGAAGTTTCTGAAAAGACGGAAGCTGCCATGAAAGAAAACCGCCAGGTTTCCGTCTCTGGAATGCTGAAAATATTGGGTGTTTCACGGTCTGGTTATCGTGCATGGCAGAAACATATGCCTTCTGATACGCAAAAACGTAAGGAGGCTGTTAAAGTAAAAATTAAGGATATTTACGATGATTCCAAACAAAACTATGGTGCACCCAAAATTGCAAAAAAGCTACAACAAGATGGAGAAATCATTTCTCAGCGTACTGTTGGCAAGTATATGGAAGAACTAGGAATCAAGGCTCAATGGATCAAACCTTGGACAGTAACAACCAAAGATTCTGATTTCAGTAATGAACTTCAAAATATTCTTGATGAACAATTTAACCCTGAACGCCCAAATGCCGTGTGGTGTAGTGATATCACTTATATTTGGACAACAGACGGGTTTGTTTATCTAACCAGCATTATGGATTTATATTCAAGGAAAATCATCGCATGGACGCTTTCAAAAACTCTGGAAGCAGCATGTGTAATAGAAACAATAAACAAAGCCAAAGCAAGACGAAATACTGAGCAACCACTTATCTTGCATAGTGATCGAGGAAGTCAATACGTTTCAAATGAATACCGAAAAGCTACTGAAACAATGCAACTAAGCTATTCTAAGAAAGCCTTTCCATGGGATAATGCTTGCATCGAATCCTTTCATTCCTTAATCAAAAGAGAATGGTTGAATAGATTCAAAATCTGTAATTACAGACAATCATATCGTCTAGTATTCGAATATATTGAAGCCTTCTATAATACACAACGTATTCACAGTCATTGCGACTATATGTCGCCAGATGATTTTGAAAAGCTGTATGAAAAAGCAAAAAAGGAAGGAATGCTATTGGCGAGTTAAGATGAGGATAAACTTCTCATTTTAACTTGTACTAAATCTTGACATAGGACCAAAAACCTTTTTTACATTTTCATATCATCTTACATGTTTTCTCTTTTCTTAATAACTTTAATCAAATGAATTTGTGATAATATTGCTACTATAATAAGATTGACCAATGATTGTAAAGTAATATATAACCCAACTTGGTCACTTGGTATGGAATTTATAAACTCCTTCAATGTTGTAAATTTTATAACATACTCAATTATTATATTTATAGTTCCCAAAACAATAAGCACCTTTCCAGCATACTTATGCGTTTCTATCCAATTTTCATCT is a window encoding:
- a CDS encoding ABC transporter permease subunit; the encoded protein is MLRLIKAELYVLFKTRTFKVLCAIALFLAIGVLGLTKLMSSEEFIKSSLKGMSPEQQEQFMDTLQSAGSGENDSVIIPGSGLGFHIQANDIFKPTAKETYHAAFGSGIIEMIMAVLIGAMVAKEYSTGTIKNILAYGKRREYYYVSKLIACAIGLAAVLGIILVVATIGGITLFGWGEAFSPSQALGMLMNFLGAMAVGMGIISVLMLIATLVKSSGATIGIGIVTMAVLPMVISFLYGKFDWFDKMYQYSLSYNWALATSIKSTNGDILKAIIVGLLTLLIATGAGIGLFRKQDIK
- a CDS encoding transposase produces the protein MAKHLDKQFKIDAIQYYQDHKELGLVGCAKNLGISQQTLSRWQKELRETGDIESRGSGNYSSDEAKEIARLKRELRDTQDALDVLKKAISILGK
- a CDS encoding barstar family protein: MNNIVILDGSQFTSKERLHDILKSELALPDYYGNNLDALWDCLTGYIKLPISVEWTNFKQSKELLGDYAEATLNIFLAASNSLKEDFCINVH
- a CDS encoding IS3 family transposase — its product is MTEALYLEVSEKTEAAMKENRQVSVSGMLKILGVSRSGYRAWQKHMPSDTQKRKEAVKVKIKDIYDDSKQNYGAPKIAKKLQQDGEIISQRTVGKYMEELGIKAQWIKPWTVTTKDSDFSNELQNILDEQFNPERPNAVWCSDITYIWTTDGFVYLTSIMDLYSRKIIAWTLSKTLEAACVIETINKAKARRNTEQPLILHSDRGSQYVSNEYRKATETMQLSYSKKAFPWDNACIESFHSLIKREWLNRFKICNYRQSYRLVFEYIEAFYNTQRIHSHCDYMSPDDFEKLYEKAKKEGMLLAS
- a CDS encoding SdpI family protein, with the protein product MVIYYLPSLFIIVGVFWSSAPPKDKNGLIGIKLPLAKESDENWIETHKYAGKVLIVLGTINIIIEYVIKFTTLKEFINSIPSDQVGLYITLQSLVNLIIVAILSQIHLIKVIKKRENM
- a CDS encoding sensor histidine kinase, with the protein product MLWVIFFLLTIISVLLTYIYRYKKDINKITEQITKTKGEYYNIRMMTLDKDIEELVLSINRLYEDNQKINCTIKHREEELRRSIENLSHDLRTPLTSIMGYLQLVKDENTSEDDCSRYMEIIERRTVALQELIISFYDLSRVESSEYNFELRSVNLSNMLYETIALFYEDFTKKNIEPEVIAEITTANVIADEKAVMRIFSNLINNVLKHGEKSVVITLKKEGTKIITEFKNYAPRLKEEQVKHIFDRFYTADSTRSDKNTGLGLSITKALVEQLGNKIKAELIDGMLIIKITWNGKENL
- a CDS encoding DMT family transporter is translated as MKKGYLYIFLTTIIFSTMEIALKFAAGTFNPIQITFTRFFIGGIFLIPFALTTLNKKKIIISIKDLYFFAFLGFLGVVVSMALYQLAVLNTKASVTAVLFSSNPVFVTILAFFLLKEIIYKNNIIALFLELIGIIIIINPLNTKLSLLGVTLTLASTLTFALYGVSGKRKCAKYGGIVVTCFGFLFGSLEMLGLIGISHISPIANYLTTQNLDIFSRIPLFSGYSIHILPVITYICIINTGAGYACYFKAMEKTSAQTTSLVFFFKPILAPILALTILHESIPINMLIGIVFILIGSLTSILPGLKFQKYNNINVSNL
- a CDS encoding response regulator transcription factor, giving the protein MDDNIEVLIVEDDIDINELLCNILIKEGYRVRGAYSGSEAKMCLEQFDYDIVLLDLMLPGICGENLIAEIRKVKVMPIIVISAKTAQGDKINVLKLGADDFVSKPFDIYEVVARVEAQLRRYKEFSNSKEESNRLIYKNITLDLDAREAFVKDKQLSLTFREFEILELLMKNPKKVFTRANIFQTVWNDEFLGDDNTINVHMSNLRSKLSEVDSETKYIQTVWGIGFKFQE
- a CDS encoding ABC transporter ATP-binding protein gives rise to the protein MKEIILKTHKLSKKYGNQLAVNNVTMTVRKGDIYGFIGKNGAGKTTLIRIVTGLIHKTGGEIELLGVSNEKGLNEARTIVGSLVEMPAFYGNMTAKENLEVSRLVRNIAGKQCIEEVLELVDLKGASNKKVKNFSLGMKQRLGIANALLGNPRFLILDEPINGLDPVSIVEIRELLKKINKEKDITILVSSHILSELSELATCYGIIDNGQLLEEISAEQLYEKCKQYIEIKVDDAKKAVVLLEKELDIIDYSVVENSIIKVYSHLNDVAKINTLLIRNNIEISNIGLKGQNLEEYFLSVVGGGKNA
- a CDS encoding ribonuclease, translating into MKKIFKKLNIFLVFALLLSSLFNTVFLTPTDTFGATTATSSSTKVINTFQGVADYIHTYGKLPSNFITKAQATSLGWKPGKNLWNYAPGKSIGGDIFINAEKHLPSASGRVWHECDINYNGGQRGADRIVFSNDGLIYGTSDHYKTFKCYYKN